The DNA region CGGTACGGGTTTATACAACGGCCAATGAGTACCATGTTATAAGCGAGCATACAGAGGTAGAGAGCGGACGAAAGGACAACCGCCCAGAGCTTTTAAAAGCCCTGAATGAATGCAAGCGATTGAAGGCTGTCTTGATAATCGCAAAGCTCGACCGATTAGGCCGAAACGTGGCCTTTATTGCTAATCTCATGGAAAGTAAGGTTCAGTTTGTAGCAGTGGATAATCCCCACGCTACCGATTTAGTATTACACATTACCGCAGCTTTTGCCCAGTATGAGCGGGAACAAATAAGCACCCGTATAAAGGAGGCTTTACAGGCTGCAAAAAGGCGAGGTGTCATTTTAGGCAAGAATGGCCGAGAAGTCTTGAGCCATCAAAATAAGCACACGGCCAAAGAATTTGCCAATCAGATGAGGCCAATTATTGAACAGCTAAAAGCAGAAGGATATACTACTGAAAGGGCTATCTGTGCCGAACTTAATGACCGTTCAATATTGCCCGCTCGAATGGGTGGCAAGTGGCATAATTCAACGGTTCACAGATTACTAAAACGAATAGAAAAACGTTAAGGTATTATTTTAATTAAAAATCATTATAACCCTTTTGTTTTTATAAGCTTAAAGCTACATTTACAACTGTTTTAACAATCATTCACGCAACCATATTTACATCTTTAATCGGTTGTAAAATAAGTTTTAAAAACAGTTGCAAAAATAGTTGTGATATAGTACTTATATTTACAGTCAAATTCAAAGAAGGAGTATTCAAAATGATTTACACAATAGGCGGAATAAAGGGAGGTAGTGGTAAAACAACCATTGCCACGAATTTAGCAGTTTTCCTTGCGAGCAAAAAGAGAGATGTTCTTTTGGTCGATGCAGATGACCAAGAATCTGCAACTGATTTTACAGCATTCAGAAATCAAGCCTTAGAAGGGGTTTTAGATTATACCGCTGTCAAAATAACAGGAAGTGATTTAAACGGTCAGGTGAAGCGTTTATCAGAGAAATATGATGATATTATCATAGATGTTGGTGGCCGTGATACCGTCAATCAGCGTTCAGCATTAACAGTGTCTCATGTTGCACTGTTCCCATTTGCCGCCCGTTCTTTTGATATTTGGACATTAAACAAAGTGAATGCCCTTTTAAATGAAGTCCTTCCTTTTAATCCTTCTTTACTGTCTTTTACATTTATCAATAAAGCGGATTCAAGAGGAAACCATAAGGACGATGCGGCAGAGCTTTTGAAAAGTTCCGACAAACTTATATTCTTAGATACCCCATTGGGAAATCGCATTGCTTTTGGAAATGCAGCAGCAGAGGGTTTAGGGATTATTGAATTAAGACCCTTAGACGAGAAAGCAGTCACAGAATTTAAAGAGCTTTGGAAAGGAATTGAAAAAGCCCTGAAAAACAAAAAACAGAAGTAATTTAGAATAGGTACATGATATGGCAATTACAAAGAAAAAAGCAAAGTTAGCCCTTCCTCCAGCATCATCGAACATAGATGATAAGGCAATGGTTGAAATGATAAATAAAGGAGGTTCAACTGTCACTAAAGCAGAACCCGCTCAGGAAGAAGATAAATTGAAATCTTTTACTCTCAGGATTTACGAAAGTGAGCTTGCTAAGATTAGGGAAGCTATAAGCAAAATGCCTAAAAGAGGCCGCCAATCAATGCAAGAATTTATGTTAGAGGCTATATTAGATAGAATAGAGAAGCAGAGCTAAATGCCTGTTCACAACCAATTTTGCAACTAAATTGATTGTGAAAACGGTTGTATAATTGGTTGCAAAAATAGTTGTAAATTAGGTTTGAAAAATGAGCGAAGACAACGACAATAAGCCCTCAAAATATGCTGAAAGCCGCCATAGACTTATCATGGAGAGCTTTTACACTGAAAGAGACGATAGAGAGCAGGTTTATTTACCTGCTGCATTAGCTCATGTTTTTTTTCCCCGCAGGGATTTGAAATTAGACCCGACAGAAAGTTTTGTTCACAAAAGCGGTAATTATGAACTGTCTATAACTCAACTCCCAATCAGGAACAGGAATACCGAGAAAAACGAATATCTGGGCCTACCGTTCGGCCCAAAACCTCGTTTACTGTTAAGTGTTATAAATGCTTTAGCATTGCAGCAGGGGAGTAATAAAATAGAAATCAACGCCAATAGCCTAAGTACATTTCTATTGAAAATGGGGCTTACAGATGGGGGGAATCAAATTAACCAAGCCCGTAATCAACTTGCCCGTCTTTCCGCATCATTGATAAGTGTTGATTATATGAATGAAACAGGCGGCCAAACACATGGCCAGATGGCTATTGTAAAGGGTTTTGATTTATTCCCAAGAACCCAACCCAATCAGCTTTTATTATGGGATAGAAATATTACGCTAAGTTTAGATTATTGGGATGAATTGCAAAAACACCCTTTACCATTATCTCTTGAACATCTTCGCATTTTGTCAGGGAATGCAAGGGCAATAGATTTTTATTGTTTTCTCGCATACAGGTTACATCATCTTAATAAACCGCTTTTCCTTTCATGGGTGACGATGAAAGAAATGTTTGGGGGAGAAATAGACCGAATGGATAATTTTAAGGCCAAAATGAGAGCAACCGCAGAGCTTGTTAAATTGGCTTATCAGGATGCAAAAATGGAATGTAACAAAAACGGATGGACGTTCAGAAATAGCCCCAGCCCTATCGCCCCAAGCTATAAATTTGAATTACCGAAATAGGTCACAGGCTGTTGAAAAGCGTTAATAACTTTTAAGTTATTAACCGTAACTTGGTAGGAGAATTTAGAGTTATCAACCGTAACTTGGTAGGAAAAAGTACCGTAACTTGGTAGGAGAAACTAATAATATATACTAATAAAAAAAAGCCTATTATTGGCAAAAAAAGACTGTTGAAAAGAAAAAAATAACTAAGTGTTTGGAAATGCTCGTTTTTTCTTTTCAACAGCAAGCCTTTTTTATAATTAGGTAAAATGGACTTAGAAAAATTAAAATAGGGGGCGAAAACTAAGTATTTAGTTTGTATTATTTTCTTTTTTTTCTATCTGTTTTGTACTAAGATTTTTAGCGAGTAAATCACATGAATATTGCCCAAGCAAAACAAATACCGTTAGACGAACTTTTGAGCTGGTTAGGCTATGAACCCGCAAAAGAGGTGAATGGTGAATTATGGTATAATTCACCATTCAGGGATGATGACACACCCAGTTTCAAGTTATCGTCAAGCCGTACAGCTTGGTTTGATTTTGGGGATGGATTGACCAATGGCGGGAATATTATTGATTTTGCTTTGCGATATTATAAATTACCTGAAAAAGACGTTTCAGGGGCTTTGCGTGAGCTTCGGGCGTTTTCTGGTAGGTTGGTAGCTAATACACCAAAACAAGCCACTCAGCGGGCGGAAAACAGGCAGGAAAGGGTATTTAAAAAGCCAGAAGCCGAAGAACAGCCTACGGGTCATATTTTGAATTTTGAAAAACCATTTGAAATATGGCAAACGTCTAACCGTTTCCGTAAATACACACCACTTGCACAGTATTTGGTTGATAGAGGAATTGACCCAGAAATTGCGGCACCTTATCTGTCAACTATTGGGTTTTCACCTTCAAGGCAGCCAGAAAAAAAATGGTTTGGCGTAGGCTTTCGCAATAATTCAGGAGGTTTTGAAGTTCGGGCGAAATTTGGAAACACTGGATTTAAAGCCTGTATTGGCAAAAAAGATTTAACTTTTTATTCCGCTAAATCGGTAGAGGGTGAGCCAAAGCCTACAAAAACCTATGTTTTTGAGAGCTTTTTAGATTTCGTTTCTTATTTGACTGTTTTCAAAAAGACGAACTCAAGCAATGCAAACTATCTTATTCTAAATGGTGCGACATTGGCCAATAGAGGGCTTGAAGCAATAAAACAAAGTGAAACCCACTTTTCACCATTGATTTTATTTACTCAGCTTGACGAAGCAGGACAAGAAGCATCGAGAAAATTTTTAGAATTAACTGATAGAGACGTGCTTACAGGGTGGCATTATTACGAGGGATATAAAGACCTAAACGAGGCCTTACAAGCGAAGAAGAATAAACCAGATGAACTATTGGCC from Flectobacillus major DSM 103 includes:
- a CDS encoding AAA family ATPase, coding for MIYTIGGIKGGSGKTTIATNLAVFLASKKRDVLLVDADDQESATDFTAFRNQALEGVLDYTAVKITGSDLNGQVKRLSEKYDDIIIDVGGRDTVNQRSALTVSHVALFPFAARSFDIWTLNKVNALLNEVLPFNPSLLSFTFINKADSRGNHKDDAAELLKSSDKLIFLDTPLGNRIAFGNAAAEGLGIIELRPLDEKAVTEFKELWKGIEKALKNKKQK
- a CDS encoding recombinase family protein: MKKAIAYYRVSTERQGKSGLGIEAQKEAVRVYTTANEYHVISEHTEVESGRKDNRPELLKALNECKRLKAVLIIAKLDRLGRNVAFIANLMESKVQFVAVDNPHATDLVLHITAAFAQYEREQISTRIKEALQAAKRRGVILGKNGREVLSHQNKHTAKEFANQMRPIIEQLKAEGYTTERAICAELNDRSILPARMGGKWHNSTVHRLLKRIEKR
- a CDS encoding toprim domain-containing protein, which translates into the protein MNIAQAKQIPLDELLSWLGYEPAKEVNGELWYNSPFRDDDTPSFKLSSSRTAWFDFGDGLTNGGNIIDFALRYYKLPEKDVSGALRELRAFSGRLVANTPKQATQRAENRQERVFKKPEAEEQPTGHILNFEKPFEIWQTSNRFRKYTPLAQYLVDRGIDPEIAAPYLSTIGFSPSRQPEKKWFGVGFRNNSGGFEVRAKFGNTGFKACIGKKDLTFYSAKSVEGEPKPTKTYVFESFLDFVSYLTVFKKTNSSNANYLILNGATLANRGLEAIKQSETHFSPLILFTQLDEAGQEASRKFLELTDRDVLTGWHYYEGYKDLNEALQAKKNKPDELLAKFSPEFSQYLKHKI
- a CDS encoding replication protein RepA; this encodes MSEDNDNKPSKYAESRHRLIMESFYTERDDREQVYLPAALAHVFFPRRDLKLDPTESFVHKSGNYELSITQLPIRNRNTEKNEYLGLPFGPKPRLLLSVINALALQQGSNKIEINANSLSTFLLKMGLTDGGNQINQARNQLARLSASLISVDYMNETGGQTHGQMAIVKGFDLFPRTQPNQLLLWDRNITLSLDYWDELQKHPLPLSLEHLRILSGNARAIDFYCFLAYRLHHLNKPLFLSWVTMKEMFGGEIDRMDNFKAKMRATAELVKLAYQDAKMECNKNGWTFRNSPSPIAPSYKFELPK